The following proteins come from a genomic window of Bactrocera tryoni isolate S06 chromosome 1, CSIRO_BtryS06_freeze2, whole genome shotgun sequence:
- the LOC120771005 gene encoding platelet glycoprotein V, whose amino-acid sequence MMKFLFVVVCAIAALHTRYNGHAAQLRRVWMQDHCHHGICTGIDIGRNDYVILSQMPIAKQLMLTFLNSSIAKIPHLMFDTFPDLQVLRMENCSVEVFEKPQFEGASNLMSLFLGHNLLRDIPKNIFLGADNLHTLHLNHNQIRTLHNASFHALKELQEMSLADNQLAQLPLGVFAPLRKLLDLNLSGNRLSAFPRGIFDRNLNLTRINLSRNRFVAFESELFKLQPRLKLLDLSGNELQDLTLNFAVLESAICNNCDIRKLTVYGYVHDLELRNNSLRELPHIPHAANVSGLDLAHNPLGTLQGNPLRRFTGLQRLNLSSIGMHDLPEDVFKKQAQLKQLDISANSLYNLKFPLFNDLKSLQYFYFQQNNWNCDFLQLLMNSFVKKRDISFTEDTTESELVDDYVDGVACWYESNKASKKCSGDGLSEAALELAIVRNDIKSFTEIVEKKFIKVYRMLEELKARL is encoded by the coding sequence ATGATGAAATTTCTATTTGTAGTGGTTTGCGCAATCGCTGCGCTGCATACGCGCTATAACGGACATGCGGCACAACTGCGTCGCGTCTGGATGCAGGATCACTGCCATCACGGCATTTGCACCGGCATCGATATCGGTCGCAATGACTATGTCATTCTGTCGCAGATGCCCATCGCCAAGCAGCTTATGCTTACCTTTCTCAATTCCAGCATCGCCAAAATACCCCATCTGATGTTCGACACCTTTCCGGACTTGCAGGTGCTGCGCATGGAAAATTGCTCAGTCGAAGTTTTCGAGAAGCCGCAATTCGAGGGCGCCAGCAACTTGATGAGTCTGTTTCTGGGTCACAATCTGCTGCGTGACATACCGAAAAATATCTTTCTTGGCGCTGATAATCTACACACGCTTCACTTGAATCATAATCAAATACGCACACTGCATAACGCCAGCTTCCATGCGTTAAAAGAGCTGCAAGAAATGTCACTAGCTGACAACCAGCTAGCACAGCTGCCTCTTGGCGTCTTCGCGCCACTGCGCAAACTCCTAGACCTCAACTTGAGCGGCAATCGGTTGTCGGCCTTTCCGCGGGGCATCTTTGATCGCAACCTTAATTTGACGCGCATTAATTTGTCGCGTAATCGTTTTGTGGCATTTGAATCTGAGCTGTTCAAGCTGCAGCCGCGTCTGAAGCTCTTAGATCTCTCGGGCAATGAACTGCAAGATCTGACGCTCAACTTCGCTGTGCTGGAGAGCGCGATTTGCAACAATTGCGACATACGCAAGCTCACCGTCTATGGTTACGTCCACGATCTAGAGCTGCGTAACAATTCGCTGCGCGAGCTGCCACACATACCGCATGCGGCCAATGTCAGCGGACTGGATTTGGCTCACAACCCGCTCGGCACTTTGCAGGGCAATCCGTTGCGACGCTTTACCGGCCTGCAGCGGCTCAACTTGAGCTCAATCGGCATGCATGACCTACCCGAAGATGTGTTCAAGAAGCAGGCGCAGCTCAAGCAGCTGGACATATCAGCGAACTCGCtgtataatttgaaatttcctCTTTTCAACGATTTGAAATCGCTGCAGTACTTCTACTTCCAGCAAAATAACTGGAACTGTGATTTCCTGCAGTTGCTGATGAACTCGTTTGTGAAGAAGCGTGATATATCCTTTACGGAGGATACCACGGAATCGGAACTGGTCGATGATTATGTGGATGGTGTGGCCTGTTGGTATGAGAGCAACAAGGCATCGAAGAAATGCTCAGGGGACGGCTTGTCGGAAGCTGCCTTAGAGCTGGCCATTGTGCGCAATGACATCAAGTCTTTTACGGAGATCGTGGAGAAGAAGTTCATCAAGGTCTACCGTATGCTCGAAGAGCTGAAGGCTCGTTTGTAG